The DNA window AGTTGCACTGCAGGTGCTGCTTGACGAAAGCCCTTTGCTAGAATTCGCCGAAGCACCGGAGTCGCTGTCCTTCTGCGCCTGGGGGTGCCCGAGGAAAGTCATGAAATGGAACATTGCGGTGAGTGCCGCTTGCGTCCTGCTGCTGGCGATGAATGTTGCCCTGATCCGCCAGAACCGGCAGCTCAAGGCCCAGCTTTCCGCGCCACCACCCGCCATGGAGGCCCAGCCGGGCAGCCATGTGCCCGACCTGCAGGGCTATGACGTGACGGGTAAACCGCTGCAGGTGGCTTACGGAGAAGACTCGCGCAAAGTGCTGCTGTTGGTCTTTTCGCCTACCTGTCCGTTCTGTGGAGAGAATTGGCCGAAGTGGTGGCAACTCATGCCGGCGCTGGATCGCGATACGGTCCGGACGGTGGGCGTGGACCTCACCGCCACATCAACCGCGGCTTTTCTCTCTCAGCACCAGCTTGCCGATGTTCCCGTCTTGCTGCGAATCGATCCCCAGGCGACCCTGAACTACCATTTTTCGATGACTCCGCAAACCATCCTTGTTGATCGCACCGGAAAGGTGGAGAAAGTCTGGTCAGGAGTCCTCAGTGACTCGTCGCTGGCGGAGATCAAGCGGCTCGCCCGCGGAGACAAATCTGCATTCGCACAGCAGCCCGTTCTGGAAGTGAAATGAAAGGAGCCCGACTCGATGATGAGAAAGATTACCAACCAATTGCTTTTCGCAACCCTAGCGGCCACCGTTTTGTTCGCGGGGGCGGCCTCCGCAAGGCAACTGACAACTTCCCCCAAAGCCTTTGGGGTTTGCAGGGGGACATGCAGCGCGACGGTGCATTGCTCTGGGACCTGCTTCTGCTGGATACCCAGCGGGACCACCGGTTTCTGCGTCCAGGACCCGCCGGGACTGAAAAAAACGGCCAAGAAGTAGTGTTCCGCTGGAGTGAAAGAAAGGCGTTTTCCCCTTGATACTTCACCGGCGTGCCAATCGCGCGCCGGATTTTTTCTTTCTCCAGCTGATAGGACCGCGCCTTCTCACCGCCTATAGCCCGCGATAGAGCCCGCCATCGGCCAACAGAGTCTGCCCGGTGATGTAAGAAGCCCGCTCCGAAGCCAGCCAGACGATGGCTTCAGCGATCTCCTTGGGTTCGCCCAGGCGTTTCACCGGTGCGTCCGCGGCCCACTGTTCGTAGATCTGTTGCGGGGCGACTCCGGCTGCCAGCGCGCGGACGCCGGCCAGTTCCTGCAGGCGTTCCGTGGCCGTGTAGCCCGGCGCCACGTTGTTCACCAGGATGCCGTCTTTGCCAAACTCGTTGGACAGGCTCTTCACCAGTCCCACCACGGCGGCGCGGACGGCGTTGGACATGATCAACTCAGCGACGGGCTGTTTCACGGTGACCGACGTGATGGTGATGATCCGTCCCCAGCGATGGCGCTGCATGTAAGGAATCACCGCTTTGGCCATATGGACCACGCTCATAAAGTTCATGTCCACGGCATGGCGCCACTCGTCGCTGGAGATAGACAGAAAATTTTTGGCCGGAGGGCCGCCCGCATTGGTCACGCATACATCAATGCGTCCAAAGCGCTTTGCTGCCTGCTCGACAAAACGCTGGACCTGGTCGGCGTCGGTCACATCCAGCGGTTCGGCGTAAATTTCCGCGCTGGTATCTTTGCGAATCTGGCTGGCGGCTTCCTGGAGAGTTTTTTCCGTGCGCGCGCACATGGCAACTTGCGCGCCTTCGCGGGCAAAGGCTTCTGCTGTGGCCCGGCCAATCCCCTGGCTGGAGGCGGCCACAATCACGCCCCGGCCTTTCAGTCCAAGTTCCATGGCTCCTCCATTGCTCGTTTCGGATAGCAAAGGTCGTTCAGCTGACAGTATGTGACTACCGCCCTCGCCCTGAAAAAAGGATCAGATTACCGTCGGGATCGCAAACGATGAATGTGCGAGCGCCCCACGGTTCTGTCTTGAGTCCCTGATGAAATACCACGCCTGCCGCCTGAAACTCAAGGAAGAGCGGCTTTGCATCATCGAGTGTGATGGATGCTGAGAGCAGATGTTCTCTGTCCCGAAGCTCCGGATTGATTGCGGGTTCGGGTAGAGATCGGAGATTCAATCTGGCTCCATCCCGGAAAACTTGTCCATAAAATGGCGGCTCACCATAAATGAAGGCCACCGCAAACCCCAGCTTTTTTGTATAAAACTCACACGAGGTTCCAACGTCGGCGACAAAGAGCTGGGGTTCGGCGGCAAGAAGTGTCGGTTTGGACAGAGTTTCAGCGTGTATATCATTCATAGTACGGACTCCTTTAAGGAGCGTGCGATGACGTTTTGCCGCTCTGTCCGTCGGATTATAGCCGAGACAAAATGTTTATAATCGGTTCTAGAATCACATGCTTCAGCGAGGTTCGACGTGCCAAGAAAAACCGCACTCCTATTCGCGTTCTGCCTGTTCCTGGTCGTCGCAGCCTACCGCACGGTTCCTGCGGCTGCTCCGCAGTTTCGAGAGCGTGAACGCTCTCAGGCGGAGCAGGAGATGATTGACAAAAACGCCCGCGAAGCCAACAAGAAGCGCCAACAAGAGATCAAGAGTGACACCGACAAGCTCTTCCACCTGGCCACCGAGCTGAAGGAAGCCGTGGACAAAAGCAATGAGAACACGCTGTCACTCGACGTGGTGCGCAAAGCCGATGAGGTGGAGAAACTGGCCAAGCGCGTCAAAGAAAAAATGAAGGAAGCCGTTGGCCCTCCGGTGCGCGTGGAGCCAGTCCCCAGGACGTTTCCTACGCCGCCGCGCTAGGCGCGAATTTCGGGCGTCATTCGAAAAAAACTTTGAAACACAGAGGATCGGAGGACGCGGAGGAGAAATTCAATCGTAGGCCGTTCGTCCAATCGAAACTTTCCTTTAATTGAACCCCGACTTTACTACCTCCGTTTCCTCCTTTCCTCCTTGTTTCAGAGGTGTTCTTTCACTCGACGAAAAGACAGGCGGGCCGCAAAGCCCGCCTGGCAAGAGTCTCTGATGCGTGCCGGCTAATCTTTGAGTGCGCCAATCCGCATTCCGTAGAACGAACGCCACACAAAGAACACAGACACCAGGAAGAAAACCACGGCCAGGACGTTGGTGGTCATGGCGCCGCTTTCGCCGGTCAGCTTCACCGCCAGCGATACCGCAAGCAGTCCAAAAAGGGTGGTGAACTTGATGATCGGATTCATGGCCACCGATGAAGTGTCCTTGAAGGGATCGCCCACCGTATCGCCGACCACGGTGGCATCGTGCAGTGGCGTGCCCTTCTGCTTCAGCACCACTTCCACCACTTTCTTGGCGTTGTCCCATGCGCCGCCGGCGTTGGCCATGAAGATGGCCTGGTACAAGCCGAAGATGGCGATCGAGATCAGATAGCCGATGAAGAAATAGGGTTCAGCGAAGGCGAAGGCCAGCGTGGCGAAGAAGACCGTCAAGAAGATGTTGAACATACCCTTCTGCGCGTACTGGGTGCAGATTTCCACGACTTTCTTGGAGTCGGCAACGGAGGCCTTCTCCGCGCCTTCCAGCTTGATGTTGCGTTTGATGAACTCCACCGCGCGGTAAGCGCCGGTGGTCACCGCCTGGATGGAAGCGCCGGTGAACCAGTAGATGATGGCGCCGCCGGTAATCAGGCCGAGAACAAACGGAGCGTGCAAGAGCGAGAGATTCTCCGTGTGCTCTCTCAATCCGTTGGTCAGGTTCATCATGATGGAGAAAATCATGGTGGTGGCGCCCACCACGGCGGTGCCGATCAGCACCGGCTTGGCGGTCGCCTTGAAGGTGTTGCCGGCGCCGTCATTTTCTTCCAGCAGGTCTTTGGCGCGTTCAAACTTCACGTCAAAGCCAAAGTCCTTCTTGACCTCCGCCGCAATGTTGGGCACGTGCTCAATCAGCGAGAGCTCGTAGACGGATTGCGCGTTGTCGGTGACCGGGCCGTAGGAGTCCACGGCGATGGTCACCGGCCCCATCCCCAGGAACCCGAACGCGACCAGGCCGAAGGAGAACACGGCCGGAGCCAGCATGGCAGCGCCCAAGCCCATGGTGCTGAAGTAGAAAGCCACCGACATCAGGAGCACCATGCTCATGCCCAGCCAGTAGGAGGAGAAGTTGCCGGCCACCAGGCCGGAAAGAATGTTGAGGGATGCGCCGCCCTCTTCTGAAGACGTCACGATTTCCTTCACGTGGCTGGAACTCATCAAGGTGAAGACTTTGACCAGCTCGGGAATGATGGCCCCGGCCAGCGTGCCGCAGGAGATGATCGCGGCCAGCTTCCACCACAGCGAGGCGTCGCCGCCCAGCGTGGGGATCATCAACTTGGAAACGATGAAGGTCAGGATGATGGACACGATCGAGGTGATCCAAACCAGCGAAGTCAACGGCGCTTCAAAGTTCATGTCGTCGGAGGCGTGGTAGCGGGCCTTGGCAATGGCTTCATTGAGAAAGTACGAGCCCGCGCTGGAGACCAGCATCATGATGCGCATCACGAAAATCCAGACCAGCAATTGCACCTGTACGACGGGATCATGAACGGCGGCCAGAATAAAGGCGATCAGGGCCACGCCGGTCACGCCGTAGGTCTCAAAGCCGTCAGCGCTCGGTCCGACGGAGTCGCCGGCATTGTCACCGGTGCAGTCGGCGATCACGCCGGGGTTGCGGGCATCGTCTTCCTTGATCTTGAAGACGATCTTCATCAAGTCAGAGCCGATGTCGGCAATCTTGGTGAAGATGCCGCCGGCAATACGCAGCGCGGCCGCGCCCAGCGATTCGCCGATGGCAAAGCCGATGAAGCACGGGCCGGAATAGTCGCCCGGAATAAACAGCAGGATGCACAGCATGATCAGCAGTTCCACGCTGATCAGCAACATGCCGATGCTCATGCCGGCCTTCAGAGGAATGGCGTAAATCGCGTACGGCTTGCCCCGCAGGCTGGCGAACGCGGTACGCGAGTTGGCAAAGGTGTTGACCCGGATACCGAACCACGCCACGCCGTAACTTCCGGCGATGCCCACCAGGCTGAAGAACAGAATGATGATCACCTTTTTAGCGCCGTACTCGTGATGCAGGACGCCGAAGTACAGCACGATGACCACCGCGATGAACGCTTCCAGGATCAAAATGAACTTGCCTTGCGTGATCAGATAGGTTTTGCAAGTTTCATAGATCAGTTCGGAAATCTCCCGCATGGAGCGGTGCACCGGCAGGTTCTTGAGTTGCACGTAAATCACCAGGCCGAACAGCAGGCCGAGCGCGCAGAAGATCAGTCCGAGGGTCAGCAGTTTGGAACCGCTGATGCCGTTCAGAAACGAGACTTGGCTCAGGTCCGGCAGCTTCAGGTTGGCTTCGCCGCCTGCTTCTGAAGCCGGCGCCTGCTGCGGAGCGGCCGCGGGTGTGGCAGCTGCGGGTTGGGACGACGCCGTGGCCGCAGGTTGGGTCGGTGCCGCCGCAGGCTGTGCCTGTGCGGACGTGGAAAGGGGCAGCGCGATCGCCACCAATGAGAGCAAAGCCATCAGCGCGAGAATCCGGCGAGCGGAGATTACACGCTCCATCAGGCCCGTACAGAGCCAGCTGTGCATATGATTCCTCCAAAATAGAGTCAGAAGTTGGGGTTTTGAATTTACTAAAACGCCTAATCTGGCATTTCCGGAAACGCGCTTCCACATCAAGAACCGTGGTTTGAGGTTTGGCCGCGTCGGAGTCCACCGGCGCGCCGCAAGGCAGACAGACCTCCAGCCGCGTCCAGTGGAACCAGCTTTTATATCATTTGCGGAAACGCAGGTCAATTGCGCCATGAGCCCAGCTAAGAGTCCACCTAGGCTCCGCATCGCGTGCAATATCGACGCCTGCGTGCGCCGTTGTTCACGTGCAGCATGGGCCCGCCATGCTTATTTGAAAAGCTAATTTCGCCCCAATCGTTCTTTAATTTCCCGGAGCAATCTTTAAGTCAGACAGTACCAGGAGTAAGACAGTACCCGCGGCCGAGCCCAATTCCGGGTAGGAAACGCGCCTCCGCCGCAAGGAGTGAGTATGAAAGCGTCGCGAATCAGTTTCCTTGCCACGCTCCGCAGAACCGGCCTCCACATGGCCTTCGCCATGGGCCTTTTGATATTGACCGGGTGCGCCGCGCAAAAGCCGCTGCGCTTTGCCCCCAAGAGCGTCAGCAAAGTTTCCTACGACCCCAGAAACTGCACCGAACTGCCAGACGGCAAATTCAGGTGCAAAGATGTGGTTTTCACCGTCAGCGCAGTTCAGGTCCCACGCCCCTAGGCTGGGCACAGTTTTAAACATTGCACGCCGGCGTCCCGCAGGATTCACGAGAGAACCTGCTCGTGAGCGGACCGCGGCGTGCATGTTGTCTTGGGCCACTCGTTTTGTGCGCAAAAATGCGGCAGGCCCCGTGACCTGCCGCTGGAGAGAATGCCTGATCGCGCTATCGGCCGAGCGCACCCAAAGTCACAAACGGCTGGGCCAGGGCCGCCTGCAGGAACGTCCCGCCGACCGCCAGAAAAACCAGCGCGGCGATCACATAGACGGCAATGCGGCGTTGATCCACGGCCGGCCGCGGCGCCATCTTCCACAAGATCCAGGCGAACAAGGGAACAATCTGAATGGCGTGGATGGCGATGAAGTGGGCGATGCGCAAATCGCCGCCGATCGTGCTCCAGTTCACAAAGGGAAGTCCCGGGCCGCCGTCGGCCGCGCCTACGGTATGCGAGCCGCGCGCAAGCATGTATCCGCCCACTGCGTTGCCCACCAAAAAGATGGCGATGCTCAGCCGGATGGCGATGATCTGCGCGTGGTCCACCAGCTTGATGCGCTCACGCTTGCTGCAGAACAGCCACAACAGCCACATGGTAATCAAGGTGTTGATGCTCACCATGGCGGTGGTGCCCTGGCTGATCAGGGTGTCAGTGAAGTCGCCGGCGCCGGGCGCTGTGTTGCGCCAGGCCTGCGCGGCCAAGCAGAGCATTTCCGCGACCACGCTGGCGGCCATCACCTGACGGGCCAGCCGCCGCTGCCATGCAGGAATCCGCAAGGCCATCAGAAACAGGCTGGCCGTCCAGACAAAAGTCGCAAAGGAGATGGAAAACTTGATGGGCTTGATCCACGGGCTCACGCTCAACGAGTTCACGCTGAACGCCGCCTGCGTGCCCAGCAATCCGGCTGCGGCGAAAACCGGTACGGCCAGGACAAGCGCCCAGCCCAGGCGCGACAAAAGACGGTCTTTCAGGGCCAGGTTAGCAAAGAAGGCGCGCACTGCCGAAGGAGAAAGAATGTGTGCGGCCGTGCTCAAGAAGGCCGCGATCCAGGCAACGCCCAGTGGTCCCGCCCATGCCTTTTGGCGCTCCGGGGCCAGACTCGCCGTGAGGTCGCGCTCGGTAAGAGTTGTTTCTGAGGGCAAATTCACTGTTCACCCATCCTTTCCCTTGTGCAAAACGTCCAGCATTACAGCGGCGCACAAGGCACACTTCTCCTGCGCTCCGCAAAGCCTGCGGTGCGGGAAGGCACACCAACGCGCCAGCGCCAGAAGCGCTTGAGAGCACGGGGTATGTTGTGTTGTGAAAAGCGGCGACGGAGCTGAGGTGGCCCGAAAACGCTTGCGATGTCAGTCGTGCGTTCTTACAGGTCTTTCAACTGCCATGCACTTCTTTTCAATCAGCACACGTTGCCTGATTGCCGGAAGCAGAA is part of the Terriglobia bacterium genome and encodes:
- a CDS encoding redoxin domain-containing protein; translation: MKWNIAVSAACVLLLAMNVALIRQNRQLKAQLSAPPPAMEAQPGSHVPDLQGYDVTGKPLQVAYGEDSRKVLLLVFSPTCPFCGENWPKWWQLMPALDRDTVRTVGVDLTATSTAAFLSQHQLADVPVLLRIDPQATLNYHFSMTPQTILVDRTGKVEKVWSGVLSDSSLAEIKRLARGDKSAFAQQPVLEVK
- a CDS encoding SDR family oxidoreductase: MELGLKGRGVIVAASSQGIGRATAEAFAREGAQVAMCARTEKTLQEAASQIRKDTSAEIYAEPLDVTDADQVQRFVEQAAKRFGRIDVCVTNAGGPPAKNFLSISSDEWRHAVDMNFMSVVHMAKAVIPYMQRHRWGRIITITSVTVKQPVAELIMSNAVRAAVVGLVKSLSNEFGKDGILVNNVAPGYTATERLQELAGVRALAAGVAPQQIYEQWAADAPVKRLGEPKEIAEAIVWLASERASYITGQTLLADGGLYRGL
- a CDS encoding VOC family protein, which translates into the protein MNDIHAETLSKPTLLAAEPQLFVADVGTSCEFYTKKLGFAVAFIYGEPPFYGQVFRDGARLNLRSLPEPAINPELRDREHLLSASITLDDAKPLFLEFQAAGVVFHQGLKTEPWGARTFIVCDPDGNLILFSGRGR
- a CDS encoding sodium-translocating pyrophosphatase, whose translation is MALLSLVAIALPLSTSAQAQPAAAPTQPAATASSQPAAATPAAAPQQAPASEAGGEANLKLPDLSQVSFLNGISGSKLLTLGLIFCALGLLFGLVIYVQLKNLPVHRSMREISELIYETCKTYLITQGKFILILEAFIAVVIVLYFGVLHHEYGAKKVIIILFFSLVGIAGSYGVAWFGIRVNTFANSRTAFASLRGKPYAIYAIPLKAGMSIGMLLISVELLIMLCILLFIPGDYSGPCFIGFAIGESLGAAALRIAGGIFTKIADIGSDLMKIVFKIKEDDARNPGVIADCTGDNAGDSVGPSADGFETYGVTGVALIAFILAAVHDPVVQVQLLVWIFVMRIMMLVSSAGSYFLNEAIAKARYHASDDMNFEAPLTSLVWITSIVSIILTFIVSKLMIPTLGGDASLWWKLAAIISCGTLAGAIIPELVKVFTLMSSSHVKEIVTSSEEGGASLNILSGLVAGNFSSYWLGMSMVLLMSVAFYFSTMGLGAAMLAPAVFSFGLVAFGFLGMGPVTIAVDSYGPVTDNAQSVYELSLIEHVPNIAAEVKKDFGFDVKFERAKDLLEENDGAGNTFKATAKPVLIGTAVVGATTMIFSIMMNLTNGLREHTENLSLLHAPFVLGLITGGAIIYWFTGASIQAVTTGAYRAVEFIKRNIKLEGAEKASVADSKKVVEICTQYAQKGMFNIFLTVFFATLAFAFAEPYFFIGYLISIAIFGLYQAIFMANAGGAWDNAKKVVEVVLKQKGTPLHDATVVGDTVGDPFKDTSSVAMNPIIKFTTLFGLLAVSLAVKLTGESGAMTTNVLAVVFFLVSVFFVWRSFYGMRIGALKD